A single Brevundimonas sp. SL130 DNA region contains:
- a CDS encoding TonB-dependent receptor: MNIRSIRRTLLSGTIISSLTVAAGIVAPVLVAPTPAMAQDISSGTLTGSVVGEGGAPVAGATVEIQSTEQGFSRSATTGAEGDFRAALLPIGRYTVTITAPGYAPVAQSVQIALGGTSSYNFSLTEGAADTVGEIVVTAARRNLDFNETTTGLTVDVQDLVKTTPVGRSIASIILLAPGTVPGDSTFGDVPSIGGSSVAENAYYVNGLNITNFDTYIGGSTVPFDFYRSVEVKTGGYAAEYGRATGGIVNAVTKSGSNDFYMALHGNYAPDSLRSQSPDTYSAANSLYEADSSSTTVELGGPIIKDRLFFYGLTEFRDTESTSYSITSNNKTISKSDDPFYGVKIDGYVTDDHHLEFTWFDTTRETNSDIYAWDSATGVVGGQTDTSYSKTGGESYVARYTGTLTDWLTISAAYGKNQESQPSKTGSTTDSYAYDYRDDPSTTESDYIGLVSDQTSSTYTSIRNTEREFWRFDADLYFDFFGKHHVRAGVDHENLTLERTTATNGDQYYRYYTATAASAYVKNGSIAAGDTYVRVTAYNASGKFENQNEAYYLQDSWDVNDQLTLNLGVRLDKFDLNSGTGDTIVSFDNEIGPRLGFTFDPLNDGRSRFFGSYGRYYLPVASNTAFRMSSAELYFSEYFTVDQSTPYDENGLPNLGTQIVNYSGAVSCPSGGIGTAGVLGCGVSADGSIPSTESLVAKNLESTAEDEFQFGYERKIGDLWTVGANYTYRNLARSAEDVAVDAAVLNYCEEQGISGCGSIWSGFHQYVVVNPGSSATITLSDALPGETDVRTVTFSAEELGYPEAKRIYQALELTFERAFDGVWGLRGSYVLSKSEGNTEGYVKSDNGQSDAGITQDFDQPGLTDGSYGLLPNHRAHVFKLFGSYQALRDLSVGGNLTVASPRHYGCIGYYPDENNFAYDYGAASYYCDSEATPRGSQMTSDWQTTFDVSLRYTVPVSIPGDLVLRADIFNLFDADAVTDLNEFGDQSGYDPNNTDDNNPYYGQATSYQSPRYVRIGFDWTF, encoded by the coding sequence TTGAACATTCGCAGTATACGACGGACTCTGCTGTCAGGCACGATTATCAGCAGCCTGACCGTCGCCGCCGGGATTGTGGCGCCGGTTCTGGTCGCGCCGACGCCGGCCATGGCCCAGGACATCTCCTCCGGCACACTGACGGGTTCGGTCGTCGGCGAGGGCGGGGCTCCGGTCGCCGGCGCCACGGTTGAGATCCAGTCCACGGAACAGGGCTTCAGTCGCTCGGCGACGACGGGCGCTGAGGGTGACTTCCGCGCTGCTCTGCTGCCGATCGGCCGCTATACGGTCACCATCACGGCGCCCGGCTACGCCCCGGTGGCCCAGTCGGTTCAGATCGCCCTTGGCGGCACCTCCTCATATAATTTCAGTCTGACCGAAGGCGCCGCCGACACTGTGGGTGAGATCGTGGTGACGGCGGCGCGCCGGAACCTGGACTTCAACGAAACCACCACAGGCTTGACGGTCGACGTGCAGGACCTGGTCAAGACCACGCCGGTCGGTCGCAGCATCGCCTCGATAATCCTGCTGGCGCCGGGGACGGTGCCGGGCGACAGCACCTTCGGCGATGTGCCGTCCATCGGCGGTTCGTCGGTGGCCGAGAACGCCTATTACGTCAACGGCCTGAACATCACCAACTTCGACACCTATATCGGCGGCTCCACCGTGCCGTTCGACTTCTATCGGTCGGTTGAGGTCAAGACCGGCGGCTATGCGGCCGAGTACGGTCGCGCCACAGGCGGCATCGTCAACGCCGTGACCAAGTCGGGTTCGAACGACTTCTACATGGCTCTGCACGGCAACTATGCGCCCGACAGCCTACGGTCCCAGTCGCCCGACACCTATTCCGCCGCCAATTCGCTGTACGAGGCCGATTCAAGCTCCACGACGGTTGAGTTGGGCGGCCCGATCATCAAGGATCGGCTGTTCTTCTATGGTCTGACCGAGTTCCGCGACACCGAGAGCACGTCTTACAGCATCACCAGCAACAATAAGACGATCAGTAAATCGGATGATCCCTTCTACGGGGTCAAGATCGATGGCTATGTCACGGATGACCACCATCTGGAATTCACTTGGTTTGACACGACGCGGGAGACCAATTCCGATATCTATGCGTGGGATAGCGCAACCGGCGTGGTCGGCGGTCAGACAGACACATCTTACTCCAAGACCGGCGGTGAGAGTTACGTTGCGCGCTATACAGGCACCTTAACCGACTGGCTGACGATTTCCGCGGCCTATGGTAAGAATCAGGAAAGTCAGCCATCGAAAACCGGCTCTACGACGGATTCGTATGCGTATGATTATCGCGATGATCCATCGACAACAGAATCCGATTACATTGGTCTTGTGTCTGATCAAACGAGCTCGACATATACATCAATTCGCAATACTGAGCGTGAGTTCTGGAGGTTTGATGCGGATCTCTATTTCGATTTCTTCGGCAAGCACCATGTTCGGGCAGGCGTCGATCACGAAAACCTGACGCTGGAGCGTACGACAGCAACGAACGGGGATCAATACTACAGGTACTATACGGCTACGGCCGCTTCGGCTTATGTTAAGAACGGCAGTATCGCAGCCGGAGATACCTATGTTCGGGTCACCGCTTACAACGCTAGCGGCAAGTTTGAAAACCAGAACGAAGCCTATTATCTACAGGACTCGTGGGACGTGAACGACCAACTGACGCTGAATCTCGGCGTCCGGCTCGACAAGTTCGATCTGAATAGCGGGACGGGCGATACGATCGTGTCGTTCGATAACGAGATCGGGCCGCGTCTGGGCTTCACCTTCGACCCGCTTAACGACGGACGTAGCCGCTTCTTCGGCTCCTATGGGCGTTATTATCTGCCTGTCGCGTCAAATACGGCCTTCCGCATGTCTTCGGCGGAACTGTACTTCAGCGAGTATTTCACAGTCGATCAGTCCACGCCCTATGATGAGAACGGCCTGCCGAACCTCGGCACACAGATCGTCAACTACTCGGGCGCGGTTTCATGTCCTTCGGGCGGGATCGGTACGGCCGGCGTCTTAGGCTGCGGCGTGTCGGCGGACGGTTCAATACCCTCGACCGAGTCGCTGGTGGCCAAGAATCTGGAATCGACCGCCGAGGACGAGTTCCAGTTCGGCTATGAACGCAAGATCGGCGATCTCTGGACCGTCGGGGCCAACTACACCTATCGCAACCTGGCTCGGAGCGCCGAAGACGTCGCGGTCGATGCGGCCGTCCTGAACTATTGCGAAGAGCAGGGCATCTCGGGCTGCGGCAGCATCTGGTCGGGCTTCCACCAGTATGTGGTCGTCAACCCGGGCTCGTCGGCGACCATCACTCTGTCGGACGCCTTGCCGGGTGAGACCGATGTTCGGACCGTAACCTTCTCGGCCGAGGAACTGGGCTATCCGGAGGCCAAGCGGATCTATCAGGCGTTGGAACTGACGTTTGAGCGCGCCTTCGACGGGGTTTGGGGGCTGCGCGGCTCCTATGTTCTGTCCAAGAGCGAGGGCAATACCGAGGGTTATGTGAAGTCGGACAACGGCCAGTCCGACGCCGGCATCACCCAGGACTTCGACCAACCGGGGCTGACCGACGGTTCCTATGGTCTGCTGCCAAACCACCGGGCACATGTGTTCAAGCTGTTCGGCTCCTATCAGGCCCTGCGTGACCTGTCGGTCGGCGGTAATCTGACCGTGGCCTCGCCGCGTCACTACGGCTGTATCGGCTACTATCCTGACGAGAACAACTTCGCCTATGACTATGGGGCCGCGTCCTACTACTGCGACAGTGAGGCTACGCCGCGCGGTTCTCAAATGACCTCGGACTGGCAGACGACCTTTGACGTCTCGCTGCGTTACACGGTGCCGGTCAGCATTCCGGGCGATCTGGTCTTGCGGGCTGACATCTTCAATCTGTTCGACGCTGACGCCGTCACTGATCTCAATGAGTTCGGTGATCAGAGCGGGTACGATCCCAACAACACGGACGACAACAACCCCTACTACGGTCAGGCGACCAGCTATCAGTCGCCGCGCTATGTTCGCATCGGCTTCGACTGGACCTTCTGA